The Georgenia faecalis genome includes a window with the following:
- a CDS encoding AroM family protein, translating to MKLAVVTIGQSPRVDLTPEIRDVLPPGTEIVEHGALDGLDRAAIAALAPQPGERVLTSRLRDGTSAVVRHDDTVALVGRAVARGEADGADATFLVCTGEFRQVAHTRPLFTAERLAHDGVRGLLSGFPTRRLGILSPLPEQVTEAYAHWEASMGVRPTAVGAASPYTDDPVTVAAAGAMVGGACDLLVMDCIGYTAAMRDAVQEACGDTRVVTARDVAARLLGSLL from the coding sequence GTGAAGCTCGCCGTCGTCACGATCGGACAGTCGCCCCGCGTCGACCTCACGCCCGAGATCCGCGACGTCCTTCCCCCGGGGACCGAGATTGTCGAGCACGGCGCCCTCGACGGCCTCGACCGTGCGGCGATCGCCGCGCTGGCCCCGCAGCCGGGCGAACGCGTCCTCACCTCGCGGTTGCGCGACGGCACGTCCGCCGTCGTCCGGCACGACGACACCGTCGCCCTGGTCGGGCGGGCGGTGGCCCGCGGGGAGGCCGACGGCGCGGACGCCACCTTCCTCGTCTGCACCGGGGAGTTCAGGCAGGTCGCGCACACCCGGCCGCTCTTCACCGCGGAGCGCCTCGCGCACGACGGCGTCCGCGGCCTCCTCAGCGGGTTCCCCACCCGCCGGCTCGGCATCCTCAGCCCGCTGCCGGAGCAGGTGACCGAGGCCTACGCGCACTGGGAGGCCTCGATGGGTGTCCGCCCGACCGCGGTCGGCGCGGCGAGCCCGTACACCGACGACCCCGTGACGGTCGCTGCGGCGGGGGCCATGGTCGGCGGCGCGTGCGACCTGCTGGTCATGGACTGCATCGGCTACACCGCCGCTATGCGCGACGCCGTGCAGGAGGCGTGCGGTGACACCCGCGTCGTCACGGCCCGGGACGTGGCCGCCCGGCTCCTCGGCTCGCTCCTCTAG
- a CDS encoding alpha/beta fold hydrolase, translating to METATYRIDGHDVHEHVLAVPLDHAGATPGTIELFARELVRDGGAQRPRLVWFQGGPGNRANRPDSVGGWLDRALEEYRVVLLDQRGTGRSTPADRQTLADVGDGAAQAAYLAHFRADAIVADAELLREALGEDRWSVLGQSYGGFVATTYLSRAPHRLREVLITAGLPALTGPADDVYRLTFAQTARRNAEFFARHPVDAATLREVVAHLRGTEELLPTGERLSVQRFLQVGIQLGSSTGFEGVHYLLEAPFVTVGGEKRLRERFLREVGGVVSFAANPLYGVLHETIYAQGPASGGATAWAAQRVRESLPEFSADLEQPLLTGEHIFPWQFTEDPALVPVREAAEILAARADFPALYDPEVLAENTVPVAAAIYHDDLFVPRELSLATAQAIRGLRPLVTNEYQHDGIRADGRHLLDRLLTRLRA from the coding sequence ATGGAGACCGCGACCTACCGGATCGACGGGCACGACGTCCACGAGCACGTCCTCGCCGTCCCCCTCGACCACGCCGGTGCCACGCCGGGGACCATCGAGCTGTTCGCCCGCGAGCTCGTGCGCGACGGCGGGGCGCAGCGGCCGCGGCTCGTGTGGTTCCAGGGCGGCCCCGGCAACCGCGCCAACCGCCCGGACTCCGTCGGCGGCTGGCTCGACCGGGCGCTCGAGGAGTACCGCGTGGTGCTCCTCGACCAGCGGGGCACCGGGCGCTCGACGCCGGCCGACCGGCAGACGCTCGCCGACGTGGGCGACGGCGCCGCCCAGGCGGCGTACCTCGCGCACTTCCGGGCCGACGCCATCGTCGCGGACGCCGAGCTGCTCCGCGAGGCGCTCGGCGAGGACCGCTGGAGCGTGCTCGGCCAGTCCTACGGCGGGTTCGTCGCGACGACCTACCTCTCCCGGGCGCCGCACCGCCTGCGCGAGGTGCTCATCACCGCGGGGCTGCCGGCCCTGACCGGCCCGGCCGACGACGTCTACCGGCTGACGTTCGCCCAGACCGCCCGGCGCAACGCGGAGTTCTTCGCCCGTCACCCGGTGGACGCGGCGACCCTGCGGGAGGTCGTCGCCCACCTGCGCGGCACGGAGGAGCTCCTGCCCACCGGCGAGCGGCTGTCGGTGCAGCGCTTCCTCCAGGTCGGCATCCAGCTCGGCTCGTCCACCGGGTTCGAGGGGGTGCACTACCTCCTCGAGGCGCCGTTCGTCACCGTCGGCGGCGAGAAGCGGCTGCGGGAGCGCTTCCTCCGGGAGGTCGGGGGCGTCGTCTCGTTCGCCGCGAACCCGCTCTACGGCGTCCTCCACGAGACGATCTACGCCCAGGGGCCCGCCTCCGGCGGGGCGACGGCGTGGGCCGCCCAGCGGGTGCGCGAGTCGCTGCCGGAGTTCTCGGCGGACCTCGAGCAGCCGCTCCTCACCGGCGAGCACATCTTTCCCTGGCAGTTCACCGAGGACCCGGCGCTGGTCCCGGTGCGCGAGGCGGCCGAGATCCTCGCCGCGCGCGCGGACTTCCCCGCGCTGTACGACCCCGAGGTGCTCGCGGAGAACACCGTGCCGGTCGCGGCGGCGATCTACCACGACGACTTGTTCGTCCCCCGTGAGCTCTCGCTCGCCACCGCCCAGGCCATCCGCGGCCTGCGGCCGCTCGTGACGAACGAGTACCAGCACGACGGCATCCGCGCCGACGGGCGCCATCTCCTCGACCGGCTCCTCACCCGCCTGCGGGCCTGA
- a CDS encoding DUF6194 family protein: MSMERLLQTIRAFDGLLELAPTEGSASPEIAWGDHFFYYAPDGEVPAREQPYATIVTKNYPGDTMSDLDHPGRWRLNIRVGTEAFAELTGEHPRTAVASWDYAAADRVLPHPVYRAQGWVSIVNPAASTHALAARLLRQAHEAAQRRAERRSPPTPRG; encoded by the coding sequence ATGAGTATGGAGCGACTTCTTCAGACAATCCGAGCGTTCGACGGGCTACTCGAACTTGCCCCCACCGAGGGCAGCGCATCCCCCGAGATCGCCTGGGGCGACCACTTCTTCTACTACGCCCCCGACGGCGAGGTGCCAGCGCGCGAACAGCCCTACGCCACCATCGTCACGAAGAACTATCCCGGCGACACCATGAGCGACCTGGACCATCCCGGCCGTTGGCGGCTGAACATTCGCGTCGGCACGGAGGCGTTCGCCGAGCTCACAGGTGAGCACCCGCGGACCGCGGTGGCCTCCTGGGACTACGCCGCCGCCGACAGGGTTCTCCCTCACCCGGTGTACCGCGCCCAGGGGTGGGTGTCGATCGTCAACCCAGCGGCGAGCACGCACGCGCTGGCCGCCCGCCTCCTGCGGCAGGCCCACGAGGCTGCGCAGCGCCGGGCGGAGCGCCGAAGCCCCCCAACGCCGCGAGGGTGA
- a CDS encoding MerR family transcriptional regulator, whose amino-acid sequence MNTAGVAAASGYSVQQVRDLEALAVIPAAARSRNGYRQFSADHVRGLRAYRDLAYAVGPVEARRAMQGIRLQPPDQAAALICQFHARLNDEREQALTAQRALRAIGTEATTDAPDVEGDFMTITELSRALGVRASTLRFWEKVGLVAPERVATRAGTARRYAVPAIREARITAGLRAGGYRVPDVQKAITAVRALNDVSDSLAALDTRLQAIGRRALALLRAGTLLAEIIEGARQPQGS is encoded by the coding sequence ATGAACACCGCTGGGGTCGCGGCAGCGTCGGGATACTCCGTACAGCAGGTGCGTGACCTGGAGGCTCTGGCCGTGATCCCCGCCGCAGCCCGGTCACGCAACGGGTACCGGCAGTTCTCCGCAGACCATGTACGCGGCCTTCGCGCCTACCGCGACCTCGCCTACGCGGTGGGTCCCGTCGAGGCTCGACGGGCGATGCAAGGGATTCGCCTCCAGCCACCCGACCAAGCGGCGGCGCTCATCTGCCAGTTCCATGCCAGGCTCAATGACGAGCGCGAGCAAGCACTGACAGCACAGCGTGCGCTGCGGGCCATCGGCACCGAGGCGACGACGGACGCGCCGGACGTCGAAGGCGACTTCATGACCATCACCGAGCTGTCGCGGGCCCTCGGAGTCCGGGCGTCCACACTCCGCTTCTGGGAGAAGGTCGGTCTGGTGGCGCCCGAGCGTGTGGCAACACGAGCAGGGACTGCGCGGCGCTACGCCGTCCCTGCGATCCGGGAAGCACGCATCACGGCAGGCCTGCGTGCCGGTGGTTACCGCGTCCCGGACGTACAGAAGGCGATCACCGCTGTCCGCGCCCTCAATGACGTGAGCGACTCGCTCGCCGCCCTCGACACTCGACTGCAGGCCATCGGCCGACGTGCACTTGCCCTGCTGCGCGCGGGAACGCTGTTGGCCGAGATCATCGAAGGTGCTCGTCAGCCCCAGGGATCCTGA